From Desmodus rotundus isolate HL8 chromosome 12, HLdesRot8A.1, whole genome shotgun sequence, one genomic window encodes:
- the PRSS54 gene encoding inactive serine protease 54 isoform X1 yields MVSAAALLGDGRDGPDAPGAAVHLRVPCCCQKSAVAIVGIASMDARVISHEEYPVHTIIRHEDFDEATLADNLALLKTDTAMRFSGLVRPVCFLSRKLHVPLALKNCWVAGWNPTFATGNHLTMSILRKISVKDIDQCPSPKFQKTGCGNHVAEETDNVCLGDPGNPLMCQLQKSYLWVLRGILTEGGEQCPGLFLYVKVEDYSDWISSKTRTPSLPLSAMYHWENSVPFYNYLPHATVTQKKHSGLGQVTWTQTQLQGQESTTAVTSEPENSSGESEDLRGKDIRETGSISEEATQPEYFDYYREQGGEGGSLSGQDRLLEPREMILFSFVFSFVMV; encoded by the exons ATGGTGTCTGCTGCGGCTCTGCTGGGGGATGGCAGGGACGGCCCGGATGCTCCTGGTGCTGCTGTCCATCTCCGTGTCCCGTGCTGCTGCCA GAAGTCCGCTGTCGCCATCGTGGGCATAGCCAGCATGGATGCCAGGGTGATCTCCCACGAAGAGTACCCAGTCCACACCATCATCCGCCATGAGGACTTCGACGAGGCGACACTGGCCGATAACCTAGCCCTCCTGAAGACAGACACAGCGATGCGGTTCAGCGGCCTGGTCCGACCCGTCTGTTTCCTCAGCAGAAAGCTGCACGTGCCGCTAGCCCTGAAGAACTGCTGGGTGGCAGGATGGAATCCCACGTTTGCA ACAGGGAATCACTTGACGATGAGTATCCTGAGGAAAATCTCCGTGAAAGACATCGACCAGTGTCCCTCCCCCAAATTCCAGAAGACGGGATGTGGCAATCACGTGGCAGAGGAGACGGATAACGTCTGCTTG GGGGACCCAGGGAACCCACTGATGTGCCAGCTACAGAAGTCATATCTGTGGGTGCTGCGAGGGATCCTGACCGAAGGGGGCGAGCAATGCCCTGGCCTGTTTCTGTATGTCAAGGTGGAAGACTACAGCGACTGGATCTCATCCAAGACTAGGACGCCCAGCCTTCCCCTGTCGGCCATGTACCACTGGGAGAACTCGGTGCCTTTCTACAACTACTTGCCACATGCCACTGTGACGCAGAAAAAACATTCTGGGCTGGGCCAGGTTACATGGACCCAAACTCAACTCCAAGGACAAGAAAGCACCACTGCCGTAACCTCAGAGCCAGAAAACAGCTCCGGAGAGAGTGAAGACTTGAGGGGGAAGGACATAAGGGAGACGGGCAGCATTTCTGAGGAGGCCACGCAGCCCGAGTACTTTGACTATTACCGTGAgcaaggtggggagggtgggtctCTTTCAGGTCAGGACAGGTTACTGGAGCCCCGAGAAATGATcttgttttcctttgtattttcttttgtaatggTATAG
- the PRSS54 gene encoding inactive serine protease 54 isoform X2, whose amino-acid sequence MDARVISHEEYPVHTIIRHEDFDEATLADNLALLKTDTAMRFSGLVRPVCFLSRKLHVPLALKNCWVAGWNPTFATGNHLTMSILRKISVKDIDQCPSPKFQKTGCGNHVAEETDNVCLGDPGNPLMCQLQKSYLWVLRGILTEGGEQCPGLFLYVKVEDYSDWISSKTRTPSLPLSAMYHWENSVPFYNYLPHATVTQKKHSGLGQVTWTQTQLQGQESTTAVTSEPENSSGESEDLRGKDIRETGSISEEATQPEYFDYYREQGGEGGSLSGQDRLLEPREMILFSFVFSFVMV is encoded by the exons ATGGATGCCAGGGTGATCTCCCACGAAGAGTACCCAGTCCACACCATCATCCGCCATGAGGACTTCGACGAGGCGACACTGGCCGATAACCTAGCCCTCCTGAAGACAGACACAGCGATGCGGTTCAGCGGCCTGGTCCGACCCGTCTGTTTCCTCAGCAGAAAGCTGCACGTGCCGCTAGCCCTGAAGAACTGCTGGGTGGCAGGATGGAATCCCACGTTTGCA ACAGGGAATCACTTGACGATGAGTATCCTGAGGAAAATCTCCGTGAAAGACATCGACCAGTGTCCCTCCCCCAAATTCCAGAAGACGGGATGTGGCAATCACGTGGCAGAGGAGACGGATAACGTCTGCTTG GGGGACCCAGGGAACCCACTGATGTGCCAGCTACAGAAGTCATATCTGTGGGTGCTGCGAGGGATCCTGACCGAAGGGGGCGAGCAATGCCCTGGCCTGTTTCTGTATGTCAAGGTGGAAGACTACAGCGACTGGATCTCATCCAAGACTAGGACGCCCAGCCTTCCCCTGTCGGCCATGTACCACTGGGAGAACTCGGTGCCTTTCTACAACTACTTGCCACATGCCACTGTGACGCAGAAAAAACATTCTGGGCTGGGCCAGGTTACATGGACCCAAACTCAACTCCAAGGACAAGAAAGCACCACTGCCGTAACCTCAGAGCCAGAAAACAGCTCCGGAGAGAGTGAAGACTTGAGGGGGAAGGACATAAGGGAGACGGGCAGCATTTCTGAGGAGGCCACGCAGCCCGAGTACTTTGACTATTACCGTGAgcaaggtggggagggtgggtctCTTTCAGGTCAGGACAGGTTACTGGAGCCCCGAGAAATGATcttgttttcctttgtattttcttttgtaatggTATAG